The DNA region TTCCTGATAGGCTCCCGAGGTTCCTGAGGGATAAAGCTCACAGCTGGATATACCAAAATGAAGACGGCGCTGTATAGTCTGTTCCAGTCCATCGTTCACTTTTTCGAGAATGGATTGAAGTGACGAGCATTGGCCCCAATATAGGATAACGATCTCATCCGGTCGATCAAGCTGGCGGAACACGACACCTTCGGCAGGTGGGGATAACATCTCCGCACAAATATTCAGGACGGAGAATACAAGCAGGTCAGGCTGACTGCGGTATTTCGCCAAACATTGAGCATCGAGATGCGAAAGGCTGGTGACTGCCACACTGCAACTGTCGATCTGCTCGGGCAGATTCAATTCATCCCGCAGCCGCTGGAATTGGGTATGGTTACTCCCGCGCCCAACGACCAGCTCCGTGAGCAGTCTATCATGGTAGTGAGGGCGCATCTGGTTAACTACCATGGATTGTCGTGTGGACTGCTTACGTACCGCATCCGCTTCTTTCCAGGCATCGACGGCTCTGAACAAGGATGAATTCAGTTCATCTGCTTCGACGGGTTTGAGCAGGTAGTCTGTACCTCCATAACGAATCGCATGTCTGACCAGTTCAAAATCATCATATCCGCTGATGACCAGTACCTTGCTATGCGGGGCATGAACGGATATCCATTCAAGCAGAGCCATGCCATCCTTGCCAGGCATTCGCATATCGCTGAGTACAATCTGCGGTTGATGGGCCGTAATGGCGGCGACCGCCTCGTGACCATCTGCGGCCTCATACAAGGTATCAATTCCTGCCGCATCCCATTGGCCAAGTAGCCGTATCGCATCGCGGACGTGTTTTTCATCGTCGACAATCAAGGCTTTCATGTTGTTCACTCTCCCGCGTATAGTTTGACTATAATCTCCACGCCATTTGGTTTCAGATTGCCAATCGTAAGAAGCGCATTGTATCCGGGCGGGGAATTCAGTTGGAGCCGGCGCATCACGTTACGCAGTCCAATCGACTCGCTTTCTTCTGTATTTTGAGTAGGGCCGGAAGAGATGGACGCTTCACGCAACCAACGCTGAATTTCGGACAACTTGTCTTCCGGGATGGACGGCCCGTTATTTTTCAGATGAATTTCAATCCAATCGTCAGGCGTCCTGCGGCTGGTGATCTGTATCCTCCCTTTACCGGGCTGGATGTCCGCTCCATGTTTGAAATAATTCTCAATCAAAGGCTGCAAAGTCATCCTCGGCATTTCAGCGCGCAGGGTATCTCCGGCAAAATCCAGCTCAACCTCCAGGCGGTCACCGAACCGCTCTTTTTGCAGTTCCAGATAAAGCCGTGCATGCTCGGCTTCTTCATGCAACGTGACCTGAGTCTGGTCACGCATGCTGTAGCGCAGCATTTTGGATAAGGAAGAGAGCAGCACATACACCCGCTGTCCTTGTTGTTGCAGCGCCAGTGTACCAATGGATTGCAATGTATTGTACAGAAAATGGGGATGAATCTGGGCTTGCAGTGCTTTAAGCTGATTGGTTTTATTGGCAATTTCCAACCGATATTCCCGCAAAATCAAATTGTTCACCGTATCCATCATATCTCGGAAGTGGCGGGCGAGCACACCGATCTCATCTCGACTCGTTAACCGGATATCCACATGAAGACGTCCTGCCTGAATCTGGTTCATATAACGCATTAATTGCTTGAGCGGTCCGGTGATCCGAATGGAGATGAACAGGGTTGCCACAATGACCAATAACAAGGCAGCAATGGCGATCATGGCGTTATTCCACGTTAATGTGGTGGCACTGGCGTACAGCGTTTCATTCGGAATCTGCTTGATAATGGTCCAGTTGGCAAATTGGCTGCCTAATTGCTGGTACACATACATCGAATGATCTTGTTCAAAATGTCCCGACGCGGTCTGGGCTGACCCTGTAGCAGTACGCGCTGAATTCAGCTGAGTCGCCGCTTCCTGCCGTAATGCATTCGTTCCACTAACTTCCGATTTTCCTTCGTATATCATCTGGTTCTGATTGTCGATGACATAGATCTGTTCCTTTACCGGATCATACAGTCTGCTGCAAATTTCGGCAATTGTATCCATATTCAAATCAATGGCAAGCACGCCCAATCGTTCAGTCGAAGGTACATCCTTGATCACACGGTGAAGGGTGATTACGGTTCTTGGAGGATCGTCCGCTGACGCCGCCTTGAAGCCGTAGGAATGACTAAGGTGCGCCGATTCGATCCAGATATCGGGGCTGTTGCCGGCGGCTATTCCATGTAGCGAGTCGGAATAGGCCTTTTTTCGTTCTTCCCGCTTCGGGAAAGGATTCGCAATCAATGTCGATTGATTGGCAACAAAAGAGTGCAAATACAGCTGGAAAACATCCGGTACAGCCGCGCGGATCGTCTGCAAAGTGGTGTATACCTCGGCAACTGCGCGATAGTCACCTGGGATTTTCGACAGATTCCGCAAAAAATTCGGATCGTTGTACACAGCAAGCGAAGCCCTTGCCACGTTATCCACGTAATTGTTGAGATTCGTGGACGCCTGAAAGATCAGGCGTTTGTTCTCTTCGACAGCCTGCTCACGCAGAGCGGTCTTGGTCTGGATAAACGTCATGCTGATGGAGGCCAGCAGCGGAATCGTCGTGGCAATGAGCATAAAAGCGATGAGCTTGGTGCGAATACTGTAGTATTTTGACATCGGACACCCCTTCTGGTTGCAGGATAATAGAGGACAATATTTTACACCCAACTGTTCACCAGGGTCGGTGTTTCCCTGCCCGAGATTGGGGTTTAATAGAACAAGAGACCAATTTCATCCATCAATAGAAGGGGAGAACGATATGAAGCATCGCAAGTCTTCACAGCTGTTGCAGCAGCTTGTGTTCGTAGGTCCCTCCATCGTCTTTTTTATTCTCATTATCGTGGTCCCTTTCCTGCTTGGTATGGTGTATTCTTTTACCGACTGGAACGGGGTGTCAGCTAACATTCATTGGGTGGGATTCGATAATTTCAAACAAATTTTTGCGAATGATCCCAAGTTTGTATCTGCGTTTTGGTTTACGGTGCGCTTCACCTTGGTTGGTGTAATCTTGACCAATGTTATCGGTTTTTTCCTGGCGTATTTCCTGACCAAACCGCTCAAGACGAGAAACATTCTGCGTACGATCTTTTTTATGCCTAACGTGATCGGCGGGCTGTTGCTCGGCTTTATCTGGCAGTTCATATTTGTGAAAGGGTTTTCAGCTGTAGGCGATGTAACGGGCTGGTCCTTCTTCAACCTCCCATGGCTGGGAGATGAACCGACCGCCTTCTGGGGGATCGTCATTGTATTTGTCTGGCAGACCGCAGGGTATCTGATGGTCATCTACATCTCTTCCTTGACCAACGTCTCGCCTGATCTGCTGGAAGCTGCCGAAATTGATGGTGCCAGCCGCTGGCAGGTACTGCGCAGCATTATTTTCCCGCTCATTATGCCGGGAGTTACGATCTGTCTGTTCCTGGCGATTTCCTGGTCGTTCAAAATGTTCGATCTCAATCTGTCCCTGACCAAAGGCGGACCGTTTGGATCAACAGAGTCGGTAGCTCTGAATATTTACAACGAAGCTTTTGTGAATAATCGGTACGGCATCGGTACAGCCAAAGCACTTGTGTTCTTCGTAATCGTTGCCATTATCACGATGATTCAGGTACGTGTGACGAAGAGCAAGGAGGTGGAGGCATAGATGGAAACGTCGAAAAATTATCGCTTCAGTACCATTGTAACCGAAATTATTATGGTGCTCATTGGATTATTGTTCCTGGTACCGTTCTACTTCCTGTTTGTCAATTCGGTCAAAACGTTCGGTGACTTGCTCACCAATTCAGCTGCTTGGCCGGAAGCATTCCAATGGGGCAACTATGCGAACGCCTGGGAGAAAATCAAATTCCCATCAGCGTTGATGAACTCGCTCATTGTCACAGTGGTCAGCAATCTGCTGCTTGTACTAATCAGCTCCATGGCCGCCTATCGAATGGTTCGCAGCGATACCCGCTTCAACCGGATTCTGTTCGGCATGTTCATTGCTGCCATGGTGATTCCGTTTCAGTCTATCATGATTCCACTCGTTACTGTAACCAGTAATCTTGGACTGATCGACAGTCTGTTCGGACTTATCATCTGTTATCTCGGTTTCGGGGCACCGATGTCCATCTTCCTGTTCCACGGATTTGTCAAATCGGTTCCGCTCGAAATTGAAGAAGCAGCGCGGGTGGATGGAAGCTCTGCCTACGGCGTGTTCTTCCGGATTGTATTCCCGCTCATGAAGCCGATGTATGTTACGGTCATCATCCTGAATACACTCTGGATCTGGAATGACTATCTACTGCCATCCCTGATTCTGCAAAGCTCCAATTTGCGTACAATTCCGATTGCGACCTTTGCGCTTTTTGGACAATATACGAAGCAATGGGATTTAGCCCTGCCTGCACTGGTGCTTGGCATCATGCCAATTATCATTTTCTTCCTGCTGATGCAGAAATACATCATTCAGGGGATTACCGCTGGATCAGTTAAAGGGTAGTGCGAGGGGATGTGCCGCTCCGGGATCATGTGGGGGAGTGCGAGGGCGGTCCGCTCCGGGATCATGTGCGATTTCGGTCGCTGTTGCTCCTCGGTGGCCTGAATGAGTTAAGGCAAAGAAGCCACCGAGTATCAAAGGCGAGCGCTCCGCTCCTCCAGCGCATCATGATCCCTCCGCTCCGACCTCGCACGGAGGTATGCAAATGGAGTCATGCCCGCATAGCATGGGCTTGACTCCAGAAGGGAAAATGACCAAGGGCGATGCGATGAAAGTATGCATAGTCTGGGCACTTCTCTGGGGAGGAATGATATATTCTCGGGTCAAAGTTCTAACGAACCCACCGCATCTTATGAGGTGAATAATCAAGGGATTCAAAGTTTAACGAACCTCAGTAACGTTATTTAGGCACAAACAAGCGTCCGAGCTTAAAATTCGCACAAATCAACGAAATAACGTCTCTATGATTCGTTAAATTACTAATCTGGGCAAATAATAGCGAATAGCATGCGCTTGGTTCGTTAGAATGGAAGAACGATAGAAAGGGGTGTAACTCGTCATACACATGGCTTATGAGCCTTTCCCTCGGGGAAAGAATAGAGCAAAAACGAGTTGCAAGAGCGAAAGCTGCGGGGCGGTTGTGAATTAATCACCGCTTGTTCCCGGTGGCCAGAATTAAAAAGCAAGGAAGCTGTTATACTGAAACTACTATAGGGAGAGTGTATGTATGAAAAGAATGACCAAGTTGACGTTGCTTATGCTAATTGCTTTTTCCGTAATGCTTGCGGGTTGTGGCAACGGAGATAAGAGTGGAAGTCCTGTTAACACAGACGCCCAAGGTGGCGGCGAGGCAGCAGCAGGGGACAAAACCATTAAAATCTTTCAATATAAAGTCGAAATTGCGGAAGCGCTTAACCGTCTTAAAGCGGAATACGAGAAATCCCATCCAGGCATCAAGCTGGACATTCAGACTGTGGGTGGCGGCAGTGACTACGGCGCTGCATTGAAAGCCAAGTTCGCGGCTGGCGAGCAACCGGATATTTTCAACGTTGGCGGTTATCGTGAACTGGACACATGGCTCGAATACCTGGAAGATCTGTCAGGTGAAGCATGGGTTAAAGATGTGCTTGATGTAGCCAAAGAGCCAATGACCAAAGACGGCAAACTGTATGGACAGCCGCTGGCACTGGAAGGTTATGGTTTCATTTATAACAAAGACCTCTTCCAAAAAGCAGGCATCACCGAAATTCCAACCACACTGGAACAATTGGATCAGGCTGCACAGAAGCTACAAGCCGCAGGAATTACCCCGTTCTCCAATGGATATCAGGAATGGTGGGTACTCGGCAATCATAACGTAAACGTGGCATTTGCGAATCAGGCTGATCCGGTGAAATTTATCCAGAGTCTTAACGAAGGTACGGAGAAAATCCCTGGTAACCAAGTGTTCACGGACTGGATGAATCTGCTCGATCTGACGCTGAAATACAGTAACAAAAACCCGCTCACAACCGACTACAACACACAGGTAACCCTGTTTGCAAGCGGGGAAGCAGCGATGATGCAGCAAGGGAACTGGACGCAGGTACAAATTGATGGCATCGATCCTAATCTGAATCTCGGCATTCTGCCGATGCCAATTACGAATGAACCGAATGACAAACTGTTTGTTGGTGTACCGAATTACTGGGTTGTGAACAAGAACTCGCAAGTAAAAGCGGAAGCAAAAGAGTTTTTGGAATGGCTCGTGACATCGGATATCGGTAAACAATACATGACCAAAGAATTCAAGTTTATCCCGGCATTCAGTTCCATTCAGGCATCTGAAGAGGATCTGGGTGACCTCGCAACCGACATCATGAAGTACAGCCAGGAGAACAAAACGTTAAGCTGGAACTTCAACCGTTTCCCTGAAGGTGTTCCACAAGAATTCGGCAGCACCATTCAGGCATATGTGGCAGGCAAATCGGACAAAAAAGCGCTGCTTGACGCCTTGCAGCAAAACTGGGATAGTCTGAAAAAGTAACCAACTCGGATTAACCATATGCAGAAGTAAAATAGTGCCGTCTCAACCTTGAATGGTTATCCACATACTAGTATCCACAGGCTATGGGAGCCATTCGCATGTGATTTGGATGAACAGCCAACTCCAATAGGTCAACCAGAATTGTTCTGGTTGGCCTATTTTTTAGTTGGAGGACTTTCTGCTATCGCAGATCGGAAGAATATTTGCGATACGGCTCCTGAAATGTGGATAACTCCATCATATGTAGAGGTTCAATGACATTTTTAACACAGGGATAATACTATATGTGGATATCTTGTGTGTACAACCTTCTAAATGTGGACAAGTATGACTAATTTCGGGCAAAGAGCATCTTTTGTTAACGGAAAAACTTGTATTTGTTTAATTAGTACTGTATAGTTCTAAATATGACAAATGAAAAATCAATCTCTGGATCTGTGAAATCCAAAAGTTCCAATCCGGTCAATCGGATCAAGGCAGTCGAAGTGGCCGCTCAGTTATTTTTACGTCAGGGATACAGCTATGTCAGCATGGACGAGGTCGTGCGGACAAGTGGTGTATCCAAATCGAATATCTATTATCATTTCAAAAACAAGGAGGAATTGCTTCAGGCCGTGGTGCAATACTGGATTGCCCAGTATGAATCGGAGCTCTACCTGCTGCTCAGTCAGCGTGAACGAGAGGTGACAGAACGCATCTATTCGTTTATAGCATCACTGTCCGCAGGCATGGAGGGGCGCGATTATAAAGGAAGCTGTCCATTTATTACACTGTATATGCAGACACCAGTCAGCGCGCCCGAAGTGAAAGAAAGTATAGCCCGCTTTTTCCGGGATCTGCAGCCGATGATGGAAAAGCTGCTGCAGCAAGGACTGGATCGTGGAGAATTCCGTAAAGGAATTGAGCCGGGACCGGCGGCTTCATTATTTATTGCAGCATTGGAAGGGTCACTTGTACTCGCGGAGACTGCGCGTGATATAGGGATTATTAAACAATCAGCACGTACATTTTGTCAGATGCTTCGGTAAACGAAGCTCTTTTTTTGGATTTTACTAGTACTATATAGTACTAAAATACATGGTGCTAAAAAGGGAGAGAGATTAGAAATGAGTATACATAATTCATCATTGTCAAATGCAGAACGTAACACCAGTCCTTATCAGGCAAAAAACAGCATAGCGACTCAATCAACCATTATTTTGATGACTGGCAGTACCGGATTTATAGGTAAGGAGGTAGTGAAACAACTTGGGGACAGTGAGGCCCAGTTATTGCTGCTTGTACGCTCTGAATCCAAAGCCAGGAAAGCTCTGAAAGCATACGGAGTAACGGATTTCAGCCGAACAACCTTTATTCAGGGAGATTTGTCAGCTCCAGGTCTGGGTCTAACCAAAGCTGATCGTGAGCGTGCTCTTCAGGCCAATGTCATCATTCATGCAGGTGGAACGATGGATGTTACATTGGAGCCGAAGGTGGCAGAACAGATTTTTATGAATGGAGCAAGGGAGATCGCCAAACTTGCGGAAGAAATCCAGCGTACACATGATTTGAGGCATTTTATCCACATCGTTGGTTTTATGAGTCCGTATGGAAGGACGAACTCTCCATCCATATCTTCAGCCAATAATGATGTTGGGCATAAGTTGAACCGACAGAAGTCATTGATTAGCAAATATTTTCATTCCGAGAGTGCCTATGAGCATATGAAATTCGAAGCGGATCGCTATATTCGACAACACGCTGAGCAACATTTGTATACCTTATCGGTTGTAAACCCGAGTACAGTCGTGGGTCCGTATCCCACGGGTGCAACCGAGCAAACGGGCGGGATTGGCATGCTGATACAGGCGATGAGAAGGGGGAGAATGCCTGTGATTCCCGGTGGTTTTCTGCACTGGCTTCCACTTGTGTCCAATGACGTGGTTGCACAGACCATTGTTTTTCTAACCCAGGACAGCAAGCCATCCGGCGGCACATATCCCTTGTTATCCAGAAAAGTGGACAGTCCGGATATGAACGATCTGATTCGGTTGCTGGCGGCAGAATTGGATGTATCTGCACCATGGTGGTCAGTGCCACTGCCGCTGATTCACGCAGCCATGAAGGCTGGTGGCACAAGGATCAGCGGTATTCCGCCTGAATCCATTTCGTTTATAACCAAACAGGATTTCGAGGTGGAGCAGACGGAACAATTGTTTCGGCGAATGGGGCAACGCATGCCGGATATCAGTCAGCTATTGCCTTATGTTACAGCTGATCTGGACTATCGATTTAGCTATTCTTCACAGGATAATCTGTCTTCGGGCTGGACTCGAACAAGGAAGGGCAATCTTGCGGTGCTGGTTCATGAGGGCCAGGGAGAGCCGTGGGTAATTATTCATGGTTTGATGAGCAGTGCAGACGATATGTTACCTTTGGGAAATGCGTTATGGTGCATGACGGGGAACCCGGTATGGCTTGTGGATCTTGCCGGATTTGGGCGTTCCCCGGTTCATAGAAACAGGGCAAAGGGGATGGCTTTCAAAGGGCAGGTCGAGGCGGTGCAAAGTGTACTGGATGAGGCGCATGGCCCTGTTAGACTGGTGGGGCATTCCGTTGGGGCTGCGATAGCCGCGGTGGCAATGCAGGAGAGTGAACGTCATCATATCCAGCTTGCCATGCTGCAACCTGTATGGGAAGCACCGAGGGGTGGCGCTCAGCGCCTGATATCAAGGTTCCCGAGAAGAATGCTGCAAGGAATGCTATTGCGAATGACTCCACATTGGTTGGCGGGGCTGCTAAAGAGGGCAGATGTTTCGGATATCGATCCAACTTTGTTTGATGACTATGCCCGGAGGGCTTCTTCCGGTCTGAAATCACCACGCATCGCAGGAGCGAATGCAGATCTGCTCCGCTGGATACAGTCCCATCCAGACCATAAAATATCACAGACGAGTGTGGAGGCACAGCGCACATTTATGATTTGGGGGATAAACGATCAAGACTACACACGCCCGGCAAATATACATTCATCAGTC from Paenibacillus sp. JNUCC-31 includes:
- a CDS encoding carbohydrate ABC transporter permease translates to MKHRKSSQLLQQLVFVGPSIVFFILIIVVPFLLGMVYSFTDWNGVSANIHWVGFDNFKQIFANDPKFVSAFWFTVRFTLVGVILTNVIGFFLAYFLTKPLKTRNILRTIFFMPNVIGGLLLGFIWQFIFVKGFSAVGDVTGWSFFNLPWLGDEPTAFWGIVIVFVWQTAGYLMVIYISSLTNVSPDLLEAAEIDGASRWQVLRSIIFPLIMPGVTICLFLAISWSFKMFDLNLSLTKGGPFGSTESVALNIYNEAFVNNRYGIGTAKALVFFVIVAIITMIQVRVTKSKEVEA
- a CDS encoding carbohydrate ABC transporter permease, with product METSKNYRFSTIVTEIIMVLIGLLFLVPFYFLFVNSVKTFGDLLTNSAAWPEAFQWGNYANAWEKIKFPSALMNSLIVTVVSNLLLVLISSMAAYRMVRSDTRFNRILFGMFIAAMVIPFQSIMIPLVTVTSNLGLIDSLFGLIICYLGFGAPMSIFLFHGFVKSVPLEIEEAARVDGSSAYGVFFRIVFPLMKPMYVTVIILNTLWIWNDYLLPSLILQSSNLRTIPIATFALFGQYTKQWDLALPALVLGIMPIIIFFLLMQKYIIQGITAGSVKG
- a CDS encoding alpha/beta fold hydrolase; translation: MSIHNSSLSNAERNTSPYQAKNSIATQSTIILMTGSTGFIGKEVVKQLGDSEAQLLLLVRSESKARKALKAYGVTDFSRTTFIQGDLSAPGLGLTKADRERALQANVIIHAGGTMDVTLEPKVAEQIFMNGAREIAKLAEEIQRTHDLRHFIHIVGFMSPYGRTNSPSISSANNDVGHKLNRQKSLISKYFHSESAYEHMKFEADRYIRQHAEQHLYTLSVVNPSTVVGPYPTGATEQTGGIGMLIQAMRRGRMPVIPGGFLHWLPLVSNDVVAQTIVFLTQDSKPSGGTYPLLSRKVDSPDMNDLIRLLAAELDVSAPWWSVPLPLIHAAMKAGGTRISGIPPESISFITKQDFEVEQTEQLFRRMGQRMPDISQLLPYVTADLDYRFSYSSQDNLSSGWTRTRKGNLAVLVHEGQGEPWVIIHGLMSSADDMLPLGNALWCMTGNPVWLVDLAGFGRSPVHRNRAKGMAFKGQVEAVQSVLDEAHGPVRLVGHSVGAAIAAVAMQESERHHIQLAMLQPVWEAPRGGAQRLISRFPRRMLQGMLLRMTPHWLAGLLKRADVSDIDPTLFDDYARRASSGLKSPRIAGANADLLRWIQSHPDHKISQTSVEAQRTFMIWGINDQDYTRPANIHSSVQRVEVPYGHQFPVFYAEETASLLVNWQMESRTSLN
- a CDS encoding response regulator, with protein sequence MKALIVDDEKHVRDAIRLLGQWDAAGIDTLYEAADGHEAVAAITAHQPQIVLSDMRMPGKDGMALLEWISVHAPHSKVLVISGYDDFELVRHAIRYGGTDYLLKPVEADELNSSLFRAVDAWKEADAVRKQSTRQSMVVNQMRPHYHDRLLTELVVGRGSNHTQFQRLRDELNLPEQIDSCSVAVTSLSHLDAQCLAKYRSQPDLLVFSVLNICAEMLSPPAEGVVFRQLDRPDEIVILYWGQCSSLQSILEKVNDGLEQTIQRRLHFGISSCELYPSGTSGAYQEASMRLWRRNALQTKQRIHDALESSIGNKGLRLSTFEESLRLASMSGRASSVSNAVAEWIDPITRLDVVTAEQIQQWVDELEWMLDRWLDDAAGAPPKEEEESLEEQSIPFAELPWDHEGLISLPLLRSLLEQRLLAAGKALTAHHHATPDPMSEIARYMDAHYQEDLSLQQIAARFYLSREYISRRFKQQFGLNWSEYLGKLRINNAKLLLQNPSLRIAKISEMVGYQDEKYFSKVFKKMEGITPGEYRKTLSDGNT
- a CDS encoding cache domain-containing sensor histidine kinase — translated: MSKYYSIRTKLIAFMLIATTIPLLASISMTFIQTKTALREQAVEENKRLIFQASTNLNNYVDNVARASLAVYNDPNFLRNLSKIPGDYRAVAEVYTTLQTIRAAVPDVFQLYLHSFVANQSTLIANPFPKREERKKAYSDSLHGIAAGNSPDIWIESAHLSHSYGFKAASADDPPRTVITLHRVIKDVPSTERLGVLAIDLNMDTIAEICSRLYDPVKEQIYVIDNQNQMIYEGKSEVSGTNALRQEAATQLNSARTATGSAQTASGHFEQDHSMYVYQQLGSQFANWTIIKQIPNETLYASATTLTWNNAMIAIAALLLVIVATLFISIRITGPLKQLMRYMNQIQAGRLHVDIRLTSRDEIGVLARHFRDMMDTVNNLILREYRLEIANKTNQLKALQAQIHPHFLYNTLQSIGTLALQQQGQRVYVLLSSLSKMLRYSMRDQTQVTLHEEAEHARLYLELQKERFGDRLEVELDFAGDTLRAEMPRMTLQPLIENYFKHGADIQPGKGRIQITSRRTPDDWIEIHLKNNGPSIPEDKLSEIQRWLREASISSGPTQNTEESESIGLRNVMRRLQLNSPPGYNALLTIGNLKPNGVEIIVKLYAGE
- a CDS encoding TetR/AcrR family transcriptional regulator; this encodes MKSKSSNPVNRIKAVEVAAQLFLRQGYSYVSMDEVVRTSGVSKSNIYYHFKNKEELLQAVVQYWIAQYESELYLLLSQREREVTERIYSFIASLSAGMEGRDYKGSCPFITLYMQTPVSAPEVKESIARFFRDLQPMMEKLLQQGLDRGEFRKGIEPGPAASLFIAALEGSLVLAETARDIGIIKQSARTFCQMLR
- a CDS encoding ABC transporter substrate-binding protein, which codes for MKRMTKLTLLMLIAFSVMLAGCGNGDKSGSPVNTDAQGGGEAAAGDKTIKIFQYKVEIAEALNRLKAEYEKSHPGIKLDIQTVGGGSDYGAALKAKFAAGEQPDIFNVGGYRELDTWLEYLEDLSGEAWVKDVLDVAKEPMTKDGKLYGQPLALEGYGFIYNKDLFQKAGITEIPTTLEQLDQAAQKLQAAGITPFSNGYQEWWVLGNHNVNVAFANQADPVKFIQSLNEGTEKIPGNQVFTDWMNLLDLTLKYSNKNPLTTDYNTQVTLFASGEAAMMQQGNWTQVQIDGIDPNLNLGILPMPITNEPNDKLFVGVPNYWVVNKNSQVKAEAKEFLEWLVTSDIGKQYMTKEFKFIPAFSSIQASEEDLGDLATDIMKYSQENKTLSWNFNRFPEGVPQEFGSTIQAYVAGKSDKKALLDALQQNWDSLKK